The Heyndrickxia acidicola sequence GTGTCCAAACGAGAGTTGGAACAGGTTTTCAAGGGGGCTTTCCAAGTTGGGAAATTAAACCTGACTATTCAACCTTTAGTCCTCTCCCTTACAAACCAGGAATTGCAAGATTAATTGGCGATCTTTACGGAGTGGACGGCAAACCCATAGAAACATCCCCCCGTTTTGTATTACAGCAAGTTCTTCAGGAGTATAAGAATGGCGGTTATCTTGTCTATGGGGCCTTTGAGTATGAGTTTTACGTATATAAAGAGACTGAAAACGGTCTTGAACCCTCATGGAAAGGATTACACTGTTTTTCCGAAACAAAGCAGTCCCAGGTAGAAGATATATTTATTTCCTTGTTTAAAAATCTGTCTGAGATGGGCGCAGGTCCGGAGGTGGCCAATACGGAGTATGGTTCCGGACAATTCGAAGTCACCCACTCTCCATTTTGGGATTTAGAGATTGCGGATATGGCCTTTTACTATCGGACTAGCATTAAAGAAATTCTACATGACCAAGGGTACAAAACAACCTTCATGAGTAAACCCGTTAAGGATATGAGCGGCAGCGGTGCACATTTAAATTTATCGATTCATGATGAAAAGTCCGTAAACTTATTTTCAAACCCAAATGCACCGGATGGTTTGTCTGATTTATGCCGATGGTTTATTGGAGGCCAGCAGCTACATGTACGCGCATTAAGTGCCCTTGTAAACCCTACCATCAACAGTTACAAGCGTCTTCAGCCCTATTCCTTTGCTCCGACGACCAACACATGGGGATATGAACACCGCGGCACCATGATCCGTATTCCTCGGCAGCGAGGAAGGGATACACGAATAGAACACCGTTTACCTGGCGCAGATACAAATCCTTATTTATCATTAGCAGCAATTTTAGCTGCAGGATTAGATGGGATAAGGAAAAAACAAGAGCCGACTCTCCCACTTCAAAACCAAGATGCCTATCAATCTGATTTTGAAAAACTCCCGCGTTCCTTATATGAGGCTCTCAGTCACCTTAAAGAAGATACTTTTTTCAAAGAAATGCTAGGAGAGGCATTTATAAATGATTATGTGGAACTCCGGCAAGCAGAATGGGATCGTTATTTGGCTCACGTCACCGATTGGGAGCTACAGGAGTACCTAAATATTTTTTAAGATTAGAGGAGGATAAATATGTACCGAGTAGAGAGAAAACATTTAATTTACACAATGTCAGATCAAAACAAACCTGTTCTTTATGTAGAGAATGGCGCAACAGTCGTATTTGAAACCTGTGATTGTTTTGAAGATCAGATTACTTCACCGGATACACCTTATCATTCATTGGACTGGGACCGTATTAATCCAGCAGCAGGCCCTGTTTTCATTGAAGAAGCTGAACCTGGAGATATCCTGGAAGTAAAAATTGAAAAGATTGACTTAGCTGAACAGGGTGTAATGATGACAGGTCCAGGACTTGGGGTGCTTGGAGAAGAATTAGGTGAAAACAAAATTCAGATGGTACCAATCAAGAATGAAAAAGTCACTTTATTCGACAAGGTGGAAGTACCAGTAAATAAAATGATTGGTGTAATAGGAACTGCACCGGCGAATGGGGAGTCCATTTCTTGCGGTACCCCAGATAAGCATGGTGGAAATATGGACTCAAAAGTCATTTCCGAGGGATCTACACTTTATTTGCCAGTCAATGTTCCCGGAGCCCTTTTGGCTATGGGCGATCTTCATGCGGCTATGGGGGATGGAGAGGTTTCCGTTTGCGGTGTAGAAGTTGCAGGTGAAGTGACCGTAATTGTAAATGTTATTAAAGGAAAACAGTGGAAGGTTCCTATGGTCAAAACAGAGCAGGCACTCTATGCGATTGCTTCCGAAAAATCTCTTGATGATGCGGCTGTTACTGCAACTAAAAATATGGCTGCCTTTTTAGAATCAGAAGCCGGGATGAGCAAACATGACGCAGTTTTCCTGCAAAGTATTAGTGGAAACTTACAGATTTCACAGGTGGTCGACCCCTTGAAAACGGCACGTTTTGAATTACCAATATCCATTATTCAACAGCTTGGCATAAAAATTTAAAGATATAGGGGGATTCGTATGTCATTAGAGAATTTTGGCTATAAACAGGAATTAAAAAGAGCCTTAACGTTTTGGGATCTATTGATCTACGGAATGATTTTCATGGTTCCCATTGCTCCTTTTGGTGTTTACGGTTTTATTACCGATGCCTCTAAAGGAATGGTTGCCTTGGCGTATATGATTGGAATGGCTGGAATGATTTTCACTGCACTCAGTTACGCAAGAATGTCAGAGGCCTTCCCCATTGCCGGATCTGTTTACGCTTATGCTCAAAGAGGACTCAATGACAAAGTAGGCTTTCTTGCGGGATGGGCCATTTTGCTTGATTACATTCTTGTGCCTGCACTCTTATATCTT is a genomic window containing:
- a CDS encoding glutamine synthetase family protein → MSDSNWHHHLQQMIRDYQIHTVRMSLNDNSNIARARYIPAQKFLEIGTRGNVSFPSVLFSMDTSEGVQTRVGTGFQGGFPSWEIKPDYSTFSPLPYKPGIARLIGDLYGVDGKPIETSPRFVLQQVLQEYKNGGYLVYGAFEYEFYVYKETENGLEPSWKGLHCFSETKQSQVEDIFISLFKNLSEMGAGPEVANTEYGSGQFEVTHSPFWDLEIADMAFYYRTSIKEILHDQGYKTTFMSKPVKDMSGSGAHLNLSIHDEKSVNLFSNPNAPDGLSDLCRWFIGGQQLHVRALSALVNPTINSYKRLQPYSFAPTTNTWGYEHRGTMIRIPRQRGRDTRIEHRLPGADTNPYLSLAAILAAGLDGIRKKQEPTLPLQNQDAYQSDFEKLPRSLYEALSHLKEDTFFKEMLGEAFINDYVELRQAEWDRYLAHVTDWELQEYLNIF
- a CDS encoding acetamidase/formamidase family protein, with translation MYRVERKHLIYTMSDQNKPVLYVENGATVVFETCDCFEDQITSPDTPYHSLDWDRINPAAGPVFIEEAEPGDILEVKIEKIDLAEQGVMMTGPGLGVLGEELGENKIQMVPIKNEKVTLFDKVEVPVNKMIGVIGTAPANGESISCGTPDKHGGNMDSKVISEGSTLYLPVNVPGALLAMGDLHAAMGDGEVSVCGVEVAGEVTVIVNVIKGKQWKVPMVKTEQALYAIASEKSLDDAAVTATKNMAAFLESEAGMSKHDAVFLQSISGNLQISQVVDPLKTARFELPISIIQQLGIKI